A window from Solanum stenotomum isolate F172 chromosome 5, ASM1918654v1, whole genome shotgun sequence encodes these proteins:
- the LOC125863953 gene encoding uncharacterized protein LOC125863953: MATPLNFQRGQIPTRPPLFDGPYMPTMEVKDGDVTRVVPKTRQQYNDSNRRKFEKNHKARKLLMCGIGVNEYDLISSCELAKLIWDRLREVYEGTEETMKSKLDLFTTQFESFTIKEVESIHEMRTRFSTITNELMFLEEHVLACKQVSTILEILPRPWTNEFVIGDETRDAEVVMFDALFEHLKVHWKFFLSLKAL, translated from the exons ATGGCGACTCCACTAAACTTTCAAAGAGGTCAGATCCCTACAAGGCCACCTCTTTTTGATG GTCCTTATATGCCAACTATGGAAGTAAAAGATGGAGATGTCACAAGAGTCGTTCCCAAAACTCGACAGCAATACAATGACTCAAACAGaagaaaatttgagaaaaatcacAAAGCCAGGAAGCTATTGATGTGTGGCATTGGAGTAAATGAATATGATCTGATTTCGTCTTGTGAATTAGCCAAGCTAATTTGGGATCGGTTGAGAGAAGTGTACGAAGGTACTGAGGAAACAATGAAATCTAAGCTAGATCTCTTCACTACTCAATTTGAAAGTTTCACAATAAAAGAAGTTGAATCTATTCATGAAATGCGTACTAGATTCTCCACCATTACAAATGAGCTTATGTTCCTGGAAGAACATGTCCTTGCATGCAAGCAAGTCTCTACGATACTGGAAATTCTTCCCAGACCTTGGACAAATGAATTTGTGATTGGCGATGAGACAAGGGACGCTGAAGTAGTAATGTTTGATGCATTATTTGAACATCTTAAAGTTCATTGGAAATTCTTCCTCTCTCTCAAGGCACTTTAA